The Komagataeibacter sp. FNDCR2 nucleotide sequence GCATCGTAAACCGGGGCGAAGGCCGCGATCTGAACCTGCGAGAATTCAAGGCACAGGAACCGCCCGCCGGGGCGCAGGATGCGCCGGGCCTCGCGCAGGACCTGAAGCTTGTCGGTGCAGTTGCGCAGGCCGAAGGCGATGGAGACCCGGTCAACCGAACAGTCGGCCAGTGGAATGGCCTCGGCATCCACGGCGATGAAGTTGAGACCGGAGACAAGCCCGCGCTCCAGCGCGCGGTTGCGCCCCACGCTCAGCATGCTGATGTTGATGTCGGACAGGATGGCGGGGCCGCCGCCGCCGCGCAGCCAGCCGAACGAGATATCGCCCGTGCCGCCCGCAAGGTCGAGCAGCGACAGGTCCGGATGGGGGCCGAGTTCGTTGACGAAAATCCGCTTCCATGCGCGGTGGATGCCCAGCGACATCACATCGTTCATGATGTCGTACCGGGAGGCGACGCTGTCAAAGACATCGCGGACCAGGGATTTCTTCTCGCGCAACGGGACATCGCGAAAGCCGAAATCTGTGGTATCCGCCTGGCGGTCATCCTGACGGCCTGCGGAAGGGGAGGGATGGTAGGGCTGGCTATTGTCGGTCATGATGCACAGATATAACCCCAGATGAGCCGATGCCGGAACTCCCTGAAGTCGAAACTGTGATGCGCGGGATGCGAGTGCATCTTGAAGGTCACACTATTTCCCGCGCCAGCACGCATCATGCCGGGTTGCGATGGCCGTTT carries:
- a CDS encoding class I SAM-dependent methyltransferase yields the protein MTDNSQPYHPSPSAGRQDDRQADTTDFGFRDVPLREKKSLVRDVFDSVASRYDIMNDVMSLGIHRAWKRIFVNELGPHPDLSLLDLAGGTGDISFGWLRGGGGPAILSDINISMLSVGRNRALERGLVSGLNFIAVDAEAIPLADCSVDRVSIAFGLRNCTDKLQVLREARRILRPGGRFLCLEFSQVQIAAFAPVYDAWSFHVLPRMGAAIAGDRESYQYLAESIRMFPDQETLADMMREAGLERVSYRNLSGGIAAIHSGWRI